In the Candidatus Obscuribacterales bacterium genome, one interval contains:
- the dacB gene encoding D-alanyl-D-alanine carboxypeptidase/D-alanyl-D-alanine-endopeptidase → MVTMERGAWLLGPLAGAIASVVLASPAIAGICPAQVGDHIQAITRRSAVSNSQWGIVVDTLTPDSPLFPHSGAPIQRLYDQGGDRALVPASNAKVLVTAAALQRFGPDYRIPTSIYRMGSTEPGSPMILRVVGRGDPSLTDQQLLSLAQQLRDQGITHIDWLIGDDSYFQGETVSASWEADDLQAGYGAPTNSLILNQNAIGVNLYPQAVGQPLRLEWENPDDATGWQVRNNTTTVPRTASEYIVVGRDMAQSILYLSGQLWVGSEPDLSAVAVTQPGDRFLERFQQVLREQGITVGQSEVVRASMPDPGIEIASVESLPMAALVTEANRHSTNLYAEALLRQVAVAENGDRARTSALQAGQEAIASVLAPLGVDSSQFRLADGSGLSRQNSVTPAVLVDTLQAMGQSPDAQLYRDSLAVAGISGTLRNRFRDTAVAGRLWGKTGTLRDVVSLSGYLYPPNYDPVVFSILVNDPNLSLGEARQAMDDIILTLHQLQACS, encoded by the coding sequence ATGGTGACGATGGAGCGAGGGGCCTGGCTACTGGGGCCATTGGCAGGGGCGATCGCCTCTGTGGTGTTGGCGAGTCCAGCGATCGCGGGTATTTGTCCTGCTCAAGTAGGTGATCACATTCAGGCAATTACGCGGCGATCGGCGGTGAGCAATTCTCAGTGGGGCATTGTCGTCGATACCCTAACGCCCGATTCACCTCTCTTTCCCCATTCCGGTGCTCCCATCCAGCGGCTTTATGACCAGGGGGGCGATCGCGCTCTGGTGCCGGCGTCTAATGCCAAGGTTTTGGTGACCGCAGCGGCGCTACAGCGGTTTGGCCCCGACTACCGCATTCCCACCTCCATCTATCGCATGGGGTCTACGGAACCGGGCAGTCCGATGATTTTGCGGGTGGTGGGGCGCGGTGACCCCAGCTTGACCGATCAGCAGCTCCTCAGCCTGGCCCAACAACTGCGCGACCAAGGCATCACGCATATTGATTGGCTGATTGGCGATGATTCCTACTTCCAGGGCGAAACGGTTAGCGCTAGCTGGGAGGCGGATGATCTACAGGCGGGCTATGGCGCACCGACCAATAGCTTGATCCTCAACCAGAATGCGATCGGCGTAAATCTCTACCCCCAGGCCGTAGGGCAGCCGCTGCGTTTGGAGTGGGAGAATCCTGATGATGCAACCGGCTGGCAGGTGCGTAACAACACCACGACGGTGCCCCGAACAGCCTCGGAATATATTGTGGTGGGTCGAGACATGGCGCAGTCGATCTTGTACCTGAGTGGTCAGCTTTGGGTGGGCTCTGAGCCAGATCTATCCGCCGTGGCCGTCACCCAACCGGGCGATCGCTTCCTAGAACGGTTTCAGCAGGTTCTACGGGAGCAGGGCATCACCGTAGGTCAATCAGAAGTCGTGCGAGCCTCCATGCCGGATCCAGGGATAGAAATCGCATCGGTGGAATCTTTGCCCATGGCGGCGTTGGTGACGGAAGCCAATCGCCACAGCACTAATCTCTATGCAGAAGCGCTGCTGCGGCAGGTGGCGGTGGCAGAAAATGGCGATCGCGCTCGTACCTCGGCTCTGCAGGCGGGGCAGGAAGCGATCGCATCGGTGTTGGCTCCCCTTGGTGTTGATAGTAGCCAGTTTCGCCTGGCTGATGGATCGGGGCTTTCTCGACAAAATTCTGTAACTCCAGCCGTTTTGGTGGATACACTGCAAGCGATGGGGCAATCGCCCGATGCCCAACTCTATCGCGATAGCCTTGCCGTAGCTGGTATCAGCGGCACCCTGCGCAACCGGTTTCGTGACACGGCGGTGGCGGGTCGCCTTTGGGGTAAAACAGGTACGCTGCGAGATGTCGTATCTTTATCTGGCTATCTATATCCTCCCAACTATGATCCGGTGGTGTTTAGTATTTTAGTGAATGACCCAAATTTGTCGCTGGGTGAAGCACGACAAGCGATGGATGACATTATCCTAACCCTCCATCAACTCCAGGCTTGCTCTTAA
- a CDS encoding type IV pilin-like G/H family protein: MNSALKAKLIQHFAGKNTKGFTLIELLVVIIIIGILAAIALPSFLNQANKARQSEAQTYVGAMNRAQQAFYLENREFAAQANFADLELGLSDTDNYTYTIADGGAGSTQATNTATPTGTDLKGYAGTVWLGVGGDGNATTLAKLCEGDPGAVPACPPD; encoded by the coding sequence ATGAACTCTGCACTCAAAGCTAAACTAATCCAACACTTCGCTGGCAAGAACACCAAGGGTTTCACCTTGATCGAGCTACTGGTTGTGATCATCATCATCGGTATCTTGGCTGCCATCGCTCTTCCTTCCTTCTTGAACCAAGCCAACAAAGCTCGTCAGTCTGAAGCACAAACCTACGTCGGTGCTATGAACCGTGCTCAGCAAGCCTTCTACCTAGAAAACCGCGAGTTTGCTGCACAAGCTAACTTTGCTGACCTAGAGCTAGGCTTGAGCGATACCGATAACTACACCTACACCATCGCAGACGGCGGTGCCGGTTCTACTCAAGCAACCAACACTGCAACCCCAACCGGAACAGACCTCAAGGGTTATGCCGGTACCGTATGGCTTGGCGTTGGCGGTGACGGTAACGCAACCACGCTTGCCAAGCTATGTGAAGGCGACCCTGGTGCTGTTCCTGCTTGCCCTCCCGACTAA